Proteins from a genomic interval of Streptococcus oralis:
- a CDS encoding dihydroorotate oxidase: MVSTKTQIAGFAFDNCLMNAAGVACMTIEELEGVKNSAAGTFVTKTATLDFRQGNPEPRYQDVPLGSINSMGLPNNGLDYYLDYLLDLQEKEPNRTFFLSLVGMSPEETHTILKKVQESEFKGLTELNLSCPNVPGKPQIAYDFETTDRILSEVFAYFTKPLGIKLPPYFDIVHFDQAAAIFNKYPLKFVNCVNSIGNGLYIEGESVVIRPKNGFGGIGGEYIKPTALANVHAFYQRLNPQIKIIGTGGVLTGRDAFEHILCGASMVQVGTTLHKEGVGVFERITKELKAIMAEKGYENLEDFRGKLRYID, translated from the coding sequence ATGGTATCAACGAAAACACAAATTGCTGGTTTTGCGTTTGACAATTGCTTGATGAATGCAGCAGGTGTGGCTTGTATGACGATAGAGGAACTAGAAGGGGTCAAAAACTCAGCAGCAGGTACTTTTGTTACGAAGACTGCGACCTTGGACTTCCGTCAGGGAAATCCTGAACCACGTTACCAGGATGTTCCACTTGGTTCTATCAACTCCATGGGATTACCAAATAATGGCTTAGACTACTATCTGGACTATCTTTTGGACTTGCAGGAAAAAGAGCCAAACCGTACTTTCTTCCTATCTTTAGTTGGCATGTCTCCAGAAGAAACACATACCATCTTGAAAAAAGTTCAAGAGAGTGAATTTAAAGGACTGACAGAGCTCAATCTCTCTTGTCCAAACGTTCCAGGAAAACCTCAGATTGCCTATGATTTTGAGACAACAGACCGTATCTTGTCAGAGGTATTTGCCTACTTTACCAAACCTCTCGGGATCAAATTGCCACCATATTTTGATATTGTTCACTTTGATCAAGCGGCTGCTATTTTCAACAAATATCCACTCAAGTTTGTTAACTGTGTTAACTCTATCGGAAACGGCCTTTATATAGAAGGCGAGTCGGTCGTGATTCGTCCTAAAAATGGTTTTGGTGGCATTGGTGGAGAGTATATCAAACCGACTGCTCTTGCTAATGTGCACGCCTTCTATCAACGCTTAAATCCGCAAATCAAAATCATCGGAACGGGTGGCGTTCTGACGGGTCGTGATGCCTTTGAACACATCCTTTGCGGTGCTAGTATGGTGCAAGTAGGAACGACGCTCCACAAGGAAGGCGTCGGTGTTTTTGAACGCATTACCAAAGAACTGAAAGCTATTATGGCAGAAAAAGGTTATGAGAACCTAGAAGATTTCCGTGGGAAATTGCGCTATATTGATTAA